In Kitasatospora viridis, the following are encoded in one genomic region:
- a CDS encoding phage tail protein, whose product MSIASFVAADGQGGGALAQSLAPAVGTGLSTGVSALRGRAAGDGSFDRLGLAMRFAVTFTAGGISSRLGEWASCTGLDVQFKTEPIEVGGHYDGAVQLPLRVEYSPVVLKRAVGTTDSHRLQVWLNSLVAAWADGGEHALAKLAGTVEIELHDVHQERVATWVLREALPVSWQGPELGATSNAVATETLTLRHMGFLPPTAPVGQEEAAR is encoded by the coding sequence ATGAGCATCGCGTCCTTCGTCGCGGCCGACGGCCAGGGCGGCGGCGCGCTCGCGCAGTCCCTGGCACCGGCCGTCGGCACCGGTCTGTCGACCGGCGTGTCGGCGCTCCGCGGCCGGGCGGCGGGTGACGGGTCGTTCGACCGCCTCGGCCTGGCCATGCGCTTCGCCGTCACGTTCACGGCCGGCGGCATCAGCAGCCGGCTCGGTGAGTGGGCCTCGTGCACGGGGCTGGACGTGCAGTTCAAGACCGAGCCGATCGAGGTCGGCGGCCACTACGACGGCGCTGTCCAACTGCCGCTGCGGGTGGAGTACTCCCCGGTGGTGCTGAAGCGGGCGGTGGGGACGACCGACTCGCACCGGCTCCAGGTGTGGCTCAACAGCCTGGTCGCCGCCTGGGCGGACGGCGGTGAGCACGCCCTCGCCAAGCTCGCGGGGACGGTGGAGATCGAACTGCACGACGTGCACCAGGAACGCGTCGCGACGTGGGTGCTGCGGGAGGCCCTCCCGGTCTCCTGGCAGGGACCGGAGCTGGGGGCCACCTCGAACGCCGTCGCCACCGAGACGCTGACGCTCCGGCACATGGGCTTCCTGCCGCCGACCGCCCCCGTCGGGCAGGAGGAGGCGGCGCGATGA
- a CDS encoding phage baseplate assembly protein V, with protein MTANQLHGGIVWPTVSVGEGPGRPLSGVAARCLAHVEVDTHLLLPAMFVLCFEDLTGRALDEAGLDIGARVQVSVGAGRDQRLVVGEVTAVEGSYHGLAGQTVVRGYDLCHRLQRARRTRSFDDATDADIARRIAAEARLPVGEITETEVVHEHLLQCNQTDWEFLAQRAAETGFEFGMADGRFHYRRAAVLAQSAQDLPELTVPGSLLRFEPRVTAGNLTPDVEVRVWDPLRAALSAAAPVPASATGASAPRRQQLAEVTELFRTGRDGNPGEERAAVPTGPSDPAGPDTAPPPSPTAHVVSTLPVAGPEAAAAALAASVGGTFAEAEGEALGDGAIRPGASVRISGIPNRFPEVWLVNRSRHVFDLTSGGYRTEFAAGGVRDRSLLGLASASAPGGGEPVRIPGLVCALVDDIGDGHARVRLTLPWLSPDVRTDWAPVVQFGAGRRSGAMFLPEVGDQVLVGFEFGDPRRPYVLGGIVTEDSSYSLGGEAVRRGPGGADSSVARRGFVSASGNRLVFLDEMGEAPEPEGAQILLGSGDGAFGLGIDTVHGSLELSCSPPEPGGRLTIRCGEAGTVNIVTGPGGTVTVDGGDELTLTAAASLTIRSQGTVSVSAPSIALGG; from the coding sequence ATGACGGCGAATCAGCTCCACGGCGGCATCGTGTGGCCCACGGTGTCGGTCGGCGAGGGCCCGGGCCGGCCGTTGTCCGGCGTGGCCGCCAGGTGCCTGGCGCACGTCGAGGTGGACACCCACCTGCTGCTGCCGGCGATGTTCGTGCTCTGCTTCGAGGACCTCACCGGGAGGGCGCTGGACGAGGCGGGGCTGGACATCGGCGCGCGGGTCCAGGTGTCGGTCGGCGCCGGGCGGGACCAGCGGCTGGTGGTCGGCGAGGTGACCGCCGTCGAGGGCTCGTACCACGGGCTCGCCGGGCAGACCGTGGTGCGCGGCTACGACCTCTGCCACCGGCTGCAACGGGCCCGGCGGACCAGGTCGTTCGACGACGCCACCGACGCCGACATCGCGCGGCGGATCGCCGCCGAGGCGCGGCTGCCGGTCGGCGAGATCACCGAGACCGAGGTGGTGCACGAGCACCTGTTGCAGTGCAACCAGACCGACTGGGAGTTCCTCGCCCAGCGGGCCGCCGAGACCGGGTTCGAGTTCGGCATGGCCGACGGGCGCTTCCACTACCGCCGGGCCGCCGTGCTCGCGCAGTCGGCGCAGGACCTGCCCGAACTGACGGTCCCCGGCTCGCTGTTGCGCTTCGAGCCGCGGGTGACGGCCGGGAACCTGACCCCGGACGTGGAGGTGCGGGTCTGGGACCCGCTGCGGGCCGCGCTCTCGGCCGCCGCGCCGGTGCCGGCCTCGGCGACCGGCGCATCCGCGCCCCGCCGGCAGCAACTGGCCGAGGTCACCGAGCTGTTCCGCACCGGCCGGGACGGCAACCCGGGCGAGGAGCGGGCGGCGGTCCCGACCGGTCCGTCGGACCCGGCGGGCCCGGACACCGCGCCGCCGCCCAGCCCGACCGCCCACGTCGTGAGCACCCTGCCGGTGGCCGGGCCCGAGGCCGCCGCCGCGGCGCTGGCCGCCTCGGTCGGCGGCACCTTCGCCGAGGCCGAGGGCGAGGCGCTCGGCGACGGCGCGATCCGGCCCGGCGCCTCGGTCCGGATCTCCGGCATCCCGAACCGCTTCCCGGAGGTCTGGCTGGTGAACCGCTCCCGGCACGTGTTCGACCTGACCTCGGGCGGCTACCGCACCGAGTTCGCCGCCGGCGGCGTGCGCGACCGCTCGCTGCTGGGGCTGGCCTCGGCCTCGGCCCCGGGCGGCGGCGAGCCCGTGCGGATCCCGGGCCTGGTCTGTGCGCTGGTCGACGACATCGGCGACGGCCACGCCCGGGTGCGGCTCACCCTGCCCTGGCTCTCCCCGGACGTGCGCACCGACTGGGCGCCGGTGGTGCAGTTCGGGGCCGGCCGGCGCAGCGGGGCGATGTTCCTGCCGGAGGTCGGCGACCAGGTGCTGGTCGGCTTCGAGTTCGGCGATCCGCGGCGCCCGTACGTGCTCGGCGGCATCGTCACCGAGGACAGCAGCTACAGCCTGGGCGGCGAGGCGGTCCGGCGGGGGCCCGGGGGAGCGGACTCCTCGGTGGCGCGGCGCGGCTTCGTGTCGGCCTCGGGAAACCGGCTGGTGTTCCTGGACGAGATGGGGGAGGCGCCCGAGCCCGAGGGCGCGCAGATCCTGCTCGGCTCCGGTGACGGCGCGTTCGGCCTGGGCATCGACACCGTCCACGGCTCGCTGGAGCTCAGCTGCTCGCCCCCGGAACCGGGCGGCCGACTGACCATCAGGTGCGGCGAGGCCGGCACGGTCAACATCGTCACCGGCCCGGGCGGCACCGTGACGGTGGACGGCGGCGACGAGCTGACGCTGACGGCGGCGGCCTCGCTCACCATCCGCAGCC